A genome region from Arachis duranensis cultivar V14167 chromosome 6, aradu.V14167.gnm2.J7QH, whole genome shotgun sequence includes the following:
- the LOC107495677 gene encoding serine/threonine-protein phosphatase 7 long form homolog, with translation MEDERRLYRLDGVAHVAGTIDAEPTRCVYNVRRQQNMSLHDRIIPYLERAGLYHLARLNAHWFWLDEPLVSAFIERWRPETHTFHMPFGESTITLQDVAYQLGLPVDGQAVSGCMTDFHMHIEGARPAWEWFEELFSELPPPDKKKLYTVHFTWFHERFRVLPADASEETVRIYARTYIMMLLST, from the exons ATGGAGGATGAACGGCGGTTGTACCGGCTCGACGGCGTTGCTCACGTAGCCGGAACCATCGATGCAGAG CCAACCCGATGTGTGTATAACGTTCGTAGGCAACAGAATATGTCGTTACATGATAGGATCATACCTTACTTAGAGAGGGCTGGGTTGTACCACCTGGCTAGGCTGAACGCGCATTGGTTCTGGTTGGATGAACCTCTGGTCAGCGCATTTATTGAGAGGTGGCGGCCTGAGACCCACACTTTTCATATGCCATTCGGAGAGTCTACTATCACGCTCCAGGACGTGGCATACCAGCTCGGGCTGCCCGTGGATGGCCAGGCTGTTTCCGGGTGCATGACAGACTTCCACATGCACATCGAGGGAGCTAGACCGGCATGGGAGTGGTTCGAGGAGTTATTTAGTGAACTTCCGCCGCCGGATAAGAAAAAGTTATACACAGTCCACTTCACATGGTTTCATGAGCGGTTCAGGGTGTTACCAGCGGATGCTTCGGAGGAGACCGTGCGCATATATGCACGTACGTATATTATGATGCTTCTGTCGACATAG